A stretch of Lathyrus oleraceus cultivar Zhongwan6 chromosome 6, CAAS_Psat_ZW6_1.0, whole genome shotgun sequence DNA encodes these proteins:
- the LOC127092925 gene encoding vacuolar-sorting receptor 1-like — MKLQSFSLALFLGFLLLSLTPSSMAKFLVEKNSLRVTSPDSIKGTYDSAIGNFGIPQYGGSMAGNVVFPKDNQKGCKEFDESGISFKSKAGALPTFVLLDRGSCFFALKVWNAQKAGASAVLVADDIEEKLITMDTPEEDGSSAKYIENITIPSALIEKSFGKKLKSAISSGDMVNVNLDWREAVPHPDDRVEYELWTNSNDECGVKCDMLMEFVKDFKGAAQILEKGGFTQFTPHYITWYCPQAFTLSKQCKSQCINHGRYCAPDPEQDFSTGYDGKDVVVENLRQLCVYKVANETQKPWVWWDYVTDFQIRCPMKEKKYNKKCADAVIESLGLDIKKIEKCMGDPDADSENTVLKEEQDAQIGKGSRGDVTILPTLVVNSRQYRGKLEKGAVMKAICSGFEETTEPAVCLSSEVETNECLDNNGGCWRDKGANITACKDTFRGRVCECPLVDGVQFKGDGYTTCEASGPGRCKINNGGCWHDARNGHAFSACSDNGGIKCECPAGFKGDGVKDCIDIDECKEKKACQCPECSCKNTWGSYNCTCSGDLLYIRDHDTCISKTSSQEGKSAWAAFWVIVTGLVLAAAGAYLVYKYRIRSYMDSEIRAIMAQYMPLDSQSEVVNHVNDERA; from the exons ATGAAGCTTCAGAGCTTTTCTCTGGCTTTATTTTTAGGGTTTCTGCTACTATCGTTGACGCCGTCGTCGATGGCCAAATTCTTGGTGGAGAAGAATAGCTTGAGGGTGACGTCGCCGGATTCTATCAAGGGAACATACGATAGCGCGATTGGCAACTTTGGGATTCCTCAATACGGTGGTAGTATGGCTGGGAACGTTGTGTTCCCGAAGGATAATCAGAAAGGTTGTAAAGAGTTTGACGAGTCGGGGATTTCATTCAAATCGAAAGCTGGTGCTCTTCCCACCTTCGTTTTGCTCGATCGGGGAA GTTGCTTTTTTGCTTTGAAGGTGTGGAATGCCCAGAAGGCTGGAGCTTCTGCTGTTCTTGTTGCAGATGATATTGAGGAAAAACTAATCACCATGGACACCCCCGAAGAGGATGGGTCATCTGCAAAATATATAGAGAATATAACAATACCTTCGGCTCTCATAGAGAAAAGTTTTGGTAAAAAATTGAAGAGTGCCATAAGTAGTGGGGATATGGTGAATGTAAATCTTGATTGGAGGGAGGCTGTCCCCCACCCTGATGATCGTGTGGAGTATGAGCTGTGGACCAACAGCAATGACGAGTGTGGAGTTAAATGTGATATGTTGATGGAATTTGTGAAGGATTTTAAGGGTGCGGCACAAATATTGGAGAAAGGTGGCTTTACTCAGTTTACACCCCATTATATAACTTGGTACTGTCCTCAGGCATTCACGTTAAGTAAACAATGCAAGTCTCAGTGCATTAACCATGGAAGATATTGTGCCCCAGATCCTGAGCAAGATTTTAGCACTGGTTATGATGGGAAAGATGTAGTTGTTGAAAATTTGAGGCAGTTATGTGTTTACAAGGTGGCAAATGAAACCCAAAAGCCTTGGGTGTGGTGGGACTATGTCACTGATTTTCAAATTAGGTGCCCAATGAAGGAGAAAAAATACAATAAGAAATGTGCAGATGCTGTCATTGAATCACTTG GTCTTGATATTAAAAAGATTGAAAAGTGCATGGGAGATCCAGATGCCGATTCTGAAAATACTGTTTTGAAAGAAGAGCAAGATGCCCAA ATTGGGAAGGGATCGCGAGGTGATGTTACCATATTGCCTACTCTAGTTGTCAACAGTCGTCAGTATCGAG GAAAATTGGAGAAAGGTGCTGTTATGAAAGCTATTTGTTCAGGTTTTGAAGAAACTACTGAACCAGCTGTTTGTTTGAGCAGTG AGGTGGAGACAAACGAGTGCTTGGATAACAATGGTGGTTGTTGGCGGGACAAAGGAGCTAACATAACTGCATGCAAG GATACTTTCCGCGGGCGAGTATGTGAATGCCCCTTGGTAGATGGTGTGCAGTTCAAAGGAGATGGTTATACGACTTGCGAAG CTAGTGGACCTGGACGATGCAAGATAAACAATGGAGGTTGTTGGCATGATGCCCGGAACGGACATGCATTTTCTGCTTGTTCG GATAATGGAGGGATTAAATGCGAGTGTCCTGCAGGGTTTAAAGGTGATGGTGTTAAAGATTGCATAG ACATTGATGAATGTAAAGAGAAGAAAGCTTGTCAGTGCCCTGAATGTAGCTGCAAGAATACCTGGGGCAGCTATAACTGCACTTGCAGTGGGGATCTTCTGTATATCAGGGACCATGATACCTGCATAA GTAAAACTTCTAGCCAGGAAGGAAAGTCTGCTTGGGCTGCATTTTGGGTCATCGTAACTGGCTTAGTTCTGGCCGCTGCAGGGGCATACCTTGTCTACAAATATAGAATAAGG TCATATATGGATTCTGAAATAAGGGCCATCATGGCACAATATATGCCATTGGACAGCCAATCAGAAGTTGTAAATCATGTCAACGATGAAAGAGCATGA